The Dendropsophus ebraccatus isolate aDenEbr1 chromosome 3, aDenEbr1.pat, whole genome shotgun sequence genome includes a region encoding these proteins:
- the LOC138787424 gene encoding proteinase-activated receptor 1-like → MTGLIPSVYTLVFSVAFPLNVMAIIIFLFKIGVTKPAVVYMLNLAIADVLFVIFLPFTIIYRFSGNDWLVGEEMCRIVTAAFYSNMYCSILLMTGISVDRYLAVVYPIHSLYWRTTTRAWVACMFIWALSISSTVPLLITKQTYVINDLNITTCYDLLSFEIQQSFIFNYFTTYIFLLFFLPLLITTFCYIGVIRKLSSSGINSTFTRSRAVLLTVTVLVVFVLCFGPTNIIFLIHCLGYYTKSNDFLYFAYVMCTCISSISCCLDPLIYYFGSSMCHRYLRNILCCKIDSGSVSSTKST, encoded by the coding sequence ATGACCGGGCTTATACCCTCAGTGTACACCCTGGTATTCTCCGtggcattccctttaaatgtaatggCAAtcatcatatttctcttcaagaTAGGAGTTACGAAGCCAGCGGTGGTTTATATGTTGAACCTGGCCATTGCTGACGTGCTCTTTGTAATTTTCCTCCCTTTCACCATTATATATCGATTCTCTGGGAATGACTGGCTTGTTGGAGAAGAGATGTGTCGTATTGTCACTGCTGCATTTTACAGTAATATGTACTGCTCCATCCTGCTGATGACCGGCATCAGTGTGGACAGATACCTGGCTGTGGTCTATCCAATACACTCTCTCTACTGGCGGACAACAACCCGGGCTTGGGTGGCCTGTATGTTTATTTGGGCTCTATCCATATCCAGCACTGTGCCCCTTCTCATAACTAAGCAAACCTATGTTATCAATGATCTCAACATCACAACCTGTTATGATTTGCTCTCATTTGAAATTCAACAgagctttatttttaattattttaccaCTTATATCTTCCTCTTATTCTTTTTACCTTTATTGATCACGACCTTCTGCTACATTGGTGTTATCAGAAAACTGAGCTCCTCAGGAATCAACAGCACATTTACTAGATCCCGAGCTGTGCTTCTAACTGTGACTGTATTAGTCGTCTTTGTACTTTGTTTTGGACCGACTAATATCATCTTTTTAATTCACTGCCTGGGTTATTACACAAAAAGCAATGATTTTTTGTATTTTGCTTATGTCATGTGCACCTGTATCAGTAGTATAAGTTGCTGTCTTGACCCACTTATCTATTACTTTGGATCCTCAATGTGCCACAGGTACCTACGCAATATACTGTGCTGCAAAATAGATAGCGGTTCAGTCTCCAGTACTAAAAGTACATAA